The following are from one region of the Salicibibacter kimchii genome:
- a CDS encoding D-alanyl-D-alanine carboxypeptidase family protein → MKKWTSILSGSALILALTTTTAEAQTPDVEAEASILVDVETGKILYDEDIDTLLPMASMAKMMTEYLVNEAIEEGNLSWDEEVSVSEEVADLSHNESLSNVYLRTDETYTIEELYEAMAIESANGATVALAEAVAGSEEAFVDMMNDKAAELGIEDYEFVNSSGLNNSSMDGNHPEGTDADAENMMSARGTAQLAYHLIQDYPEVLDVASTEETIFMEGSEMDELPMTNWNHMLGGSDFSHAYEGVDGIKTGNTDAAGFAFTGTVEQDDTRLLSVVMRTDSIDARFEETATLYDYGFDTFTTEEVISEGEQHDEVPVLPVPDGQEQDVPVVTGSALSFPILEGEEDMYSTSVTVAEDQLDEDGALSAPVEAGEEVGYVTVTYEGEDDEMYLTDEMETNAAVPLVAGDDVEQANWFVRSMRGIGGFFSGLWDQTTETVSGWFS, encoded by the coding sequence ATGAAGAAATGGACGAGTATACTCAGTGGGTCGGCTTTGATTCTTGCCTTAACCACAACAACGGCAGAAGCACAAACCCCTGATGTTGAAGCAGAGGCTTCGATTCTGGTGGATGTGGAAACCGGAAAGATTTTATATGACGAGGACATAGATACATTATTGCCGATGGCAAGTATGGCAAAAATGATGACGGAGTACCTTGTCAATGAGGCGATTGAAGAAGGCAATCTCAGTTGGGATGAGGAAGTATCCGTCAGTGAAGAAGTTGCGGACTTATCACATAATGAAAGTTTATCCAATGTCTATTTGCGAACGGATGAAACGTATACGATTGAAGAGTTGTATGAAGCTATGGCCATTGAATCCGCGAATGGCGCGACGGTTGCATTGGCGGAAGCGGTTGCCGGTTCGGAAGAGGCCTTTGTGGACATGATGAATGATAAAGCTGCGGAGTTGGGGATCGAAGATTATGAATTCGTGAATTCCAGTGGATTAAACAATTCATCAATGGACGGTAATCATCCTGAAGGGACCGACGCCGATGCAGAGAATATGATGTCTGCTCGGGGAACGGCTCAACTTGCTTATCATCTGATCCAGGATTACCCTGAAGTATTGGACGTGGCGAGCACCGAAGAAACGATTTTCATGGAAGGCAGTGAGATGGATGAACTGCCGATGACGAATTGGAACCATATGTTGGGGGGATCTGATTTCTCCCATGCCTATGAAGGCGTGGATGGCATTAAAACCGGTAACACGGATGCCGCTGGTTTTGCATTTACCGGTACGGTTGAACAAGATGACACCCGTTTATTGTCGGTTGTCATGCGCACGGATAGCATAGACGCGCGTTTCGAAGAAACGGCAACATTGTATGATTACGGGTTTGATACCTTTACAACCGAAGAAGTGATTTCCGAAGGGGAACAGCATGATGAAGTGCCCGTATTGCCTGTTCCTGATGGACAGGAGCAAGACGTGCCTGTCGTAACCGGATCCGCTTTATCCTTTCCCATTCTTGAAGGAGAGGAAGACATGTATTCAACTTCTGTGACAGTTGCAGAAGACCAGCTCGATGAAGACGGAGCATTGAGTGCACCGGTGGAAGCTGGTGAGGAAGTAGGCTATGTTACGGTCACTTATGAAGGCGAAGACGATGAAATGTATCTCACCGATGAGATGGAAACTAATGCCGCTGTTCCACTTGTTGCCGGCGATGATGTGGAACAGGCGAATTGGTTTGTTCGATCGATGCGCGGGATCGGCGGTTTCTTCTCCGGGCTTTGGGATCAAACGACAGAAACGGTGAGTGGTTGGTTTTCGTAG
- the pdxS gene encoding pyridoxal 5'-phosphate synthase lyase subunit PdxS, whose amino-acid sequence MADTGTDRVKRGMAEMQKGGVIMDVVNAEQAKIAEEAGAVAVMALERVPSDIRAAGGVARMADPNILEEVIEAVSIPVMAKARIGHIAEARVLEALGADYIDESEVLTPADEVYHIDKNAYTVPFVCGARDLGEALRRIGEGAAMIRTKGEPGTGNIVEAVRHMRMVQSQIKKVAGMSRDELMTEAKNLGAPYELLVSIQESGKLPVVNFAAGGIATPADAALMMSLGSDGVFVGSGVFKSDEPQQFARAIVEATTHYEDYELIGRLSKGLGTAMKGIEISNIPEPERMQDRGL is encoded by the coding sequence TTGGCAGATACAGGTACAGATCGCGTCAAAAGAGGAATGGCCGAGATGCAAAAAGGCGGCGTCATTATGGACGTTGTCAATGCAGAACAAGCAAAGATTGCAGAGGAAGCGGGCGCGGTTGCCGTTATGGCACTTGAACGTGTCCCTTCAGATATACGAGCCGCTGGCGGGGTCGCCCGGATGGCAGATCCAAACATACTGGAAGAAGTGATCGAAGCGGTAAGCATTCCGGTCATGGCAAAAGCGCGGATTGGCCACATTGCGGAAGCCCGAGTGCTCGAAGCGTTAGGCGCTGATTATATCGATGAAAGCGAAGTGCTTACGCCTGCTGATGAAGTCTATCATATCGATAAGAACGCCTATACAGTGCCTTTCGTCTGCGGTGCTCGCGATTTGGGCGAGGCGTTACGACGCATTGGCGAAGGTGCGGCGATGATCCGCACAAAAGGGGAGCCCGGCACGGGGAATATTGTGGAAGCCGTTCGCCATATGCGCATGGTTCAGTCACAAATTAAAAAAGTGGCCGGAATGTCCCGTGATGAGTTAATGACCGAAGCGAAGAACTTGGGAGCCCCCTACGAACTCCTCGTTTCCATTCAGGAATCAGGCAAATTGCCAGTCGTCAATTTTGCTGCCGGCGGAATTGCTACTCCTGCAGACGCGGCGTTAATGATGTCACTCGGGTCTGATGGTGTTTTCGTAGGATCCGGCGTGTTCAAATCGGATGAGCCACAACAATTTGCACGCGCCATCGTTGAGGCGACGACGCACTATGAAGATTACGAATTGATCGGCCGCCTATCCAAAGGCCTCGGGACAGCCATGAAAGGCATCGAGATATCCAATATTCCCGAGCCGGAACGTATGCAAGATCGCGGTTTATAA
- the pdxT gene encoding pyridoxal 5'-phosphate synthase glutaminase subunit PdxT, producing MVNIGVLALQGAVHEHARMIESEGTGKAVLVKRPEQLRDLDGLILPGGESTTMRRLMDRYDFMDALRSFAASGKPVFGTCAGLILMANAIEGEEKTHLSFMDVTVERNAFGRQKESFETVLNAKGIANDLLAVFIRAPLIKKVGTDVEVIAYHQDEIVAAKQGQFLACSFHPELTDDPRFHHYFVEMVKNNKKAVV from the coding sequence ATGGTGAACATCGGTGTGCTTGCACTCCAAGGCGCTGTTCACGAACATGCGAGGATGATTGAAAGTGAAGGAACGGGTAAAGCGGTACTAGTAAAAAGACCGGAGCAACTGCGGGATCTGGATGGGCTTATTTTGCCCGGAGGAGAAAGTACGACAATGCGGCGGCTGATGGATCGTTATGATTTTATGGACGCCCTTCGTTCATTTGCAGCTTCCGGAAAACCGGTCTTTGGCACATGTGCAGGCCTTATCTTAATGGCAAATGCGATCGAAGGAGAAGAAAAGACGCATCTGTCGTTCATGGATGTCACGGTCGAACGAAATGCTTTTGGCCGGCAAAAAGAAAGTTTTGAAACGGTATTGAACGCAAAGGGAATCGCGAATGATCTGCTTGCCGTTTTTATACGCGCCCCTTTAATCAAAAAAGTTGGCACGGACGTTGAGGTCATTGCTTATCATCAGGATGAAATTGTCGCCGCAAAACAGGGACAATTTCTCGCCTGTTCGTTTCATCCCGAACTTACTGACGACCCCCGTTTTCATCATTATTTTGTCGAAATGGTTAAAAACAATAAAAAAGCCGTTGTGTAA
- the serS gene encoding serine--tRNA ligase → MLDIKYMRQNEDKVKKALEARGIEATEVEQAIAMDEKRRDLIVQTEEKKKQRNDISQQVAERKRAKEDADDLIAQTKAVSQAIKQYDEELNDVEKELHQLMLTLPNLLADSVPAGENDEDNVEIRTWGTPPTFSFSPKAHWDLADDHDLLDFERAAKVTGSRFAFYKGAGARLERALIQYMMDVHADEHGYTETLPPYIVNHDSMVGTGQLPKFEEDMFALEGTPYYMIPTSEVPIVNMHRNEILDGDDLNMKYVAYSACFRAEAGSAGRDTRGLIRQHQFSKVELVWFTKPEDSYEALAALTGHAEKVLQELQLPYRVVDLCSGDIGFAAAKTYDLEVWLPSYETYKEISSCSNCEDFQARRANIKFKREQQGPAAHVHTLNGSGLALGRTVAAIMENYQEEDGSIRIPDVLQPYMGGKQQI, encoded by the coding sequence ATGCTGGATATCAAGTACATGCGCCAAAATGAGGATAAGGTAAAAAAAGCGTTGGAAGCACGAGGAATAGAAGCGACAGAGGTGGAGCAGGCAATCGCTATGGACGAGAAGCGTAGAGATTTGATCGTCCAAACGGAAGAAAAGAAGAAGCAAAGAAATGACATTTCCCAGCAAGTGGCCGAAAGAAAACGGGCGAAGGAAGATGCTGACGATTTAATCGCGCAAACAAAAGCAGTGTCCCAAGCGATTAAACAGTATGATGAAGAATTAAATGATGTGGAGAAGGAACTTCACCAATTGATGCTGACGTTACCGAATCTTTTGGCGGATTCTGTGCCCGCGGGAGAAAACGATGAAGACAATGTGGAAATTCGCACATGGGGGACGCCGCCGACATTTTCTTTCTCGCCGAAAGCGCATTGGGATTTAGCCGACGACCATGATCTGCTTGATTTCGAACGTGCCGCAAAAGTAACCGGCAGTCGTTTTGCCTTTTATAAAGGAGCAGGTGCACGACTGGAACGAGCATTGATTCAATACATGATGGATGTACACGCCGACGAGCATGGTTACACGGAAACGCTGCCTCCTTATATCGTCAATCATGACAGTATGGTTGGGACCGGGCAGTTGCCGAAGTTCGAGGAGGACATGTTCGCGCTTGAAGGCACCCCTTATTATATGATCCCCACGTCTGAAGTACCGATCGTGAATATGCATCGAAACGAGATTTTGGACGGGGATGATCTGAATATGAAATATGTGGCCTACAGTGCTTGTTTTCGTGCTGAAGCCGGGTCGGCCGGTCGTGATACGAGAGGGTTGATTCGTCAACATCAATTCAGCAAAGTGGAATTGGTCTGGTTTACGAAGCCGGAAGATTCTTACGAAGCCCTTGCCGCGCTTACCGGGCACGCCGAAAAAGTGTTACAAGAACTACAACTCCCTTATCGCGTCGTTGATCTATGTAGTGGCGATATCGGTTTTGCTGCGGCAAAAACGTATGACCTTGAAGTTTGGTTGCCGAGTTATGAAACCTACAAAGAGATTTCTTCGTGCAGCAATTGTGAAGATTTCCAGGCAAGACGAGCCAATATTAAGTTCAAACGTGAACAACAAGGGCCGGCAGCGCATGTTCATACCTTAAACGGTTCAGGACTCGCGTTAGGGCGCACGGTGGCCGCCATTATGGAAAATTACCAGGAAGAAGACGGAAGCATACGTATTCCTGATGTCTTGCAACCGTATATGGGCGGGAAACAACAGATTTGA
- a CDS encoding Lrp/AsnC family transcriptional regulator has product MELDQTDFKILSMLQDDGKCSYSKIARSIGVSEGTVRGRINKMLKNDVFEFIIHTNPYKIGLHVQAIIGLEARVGYHDAIACQLQPHRSVRFIGAFSGKHDLIIQAFFRNNEELVAFVDQTLSGVEGIISVDVNVELKQYKDTFSYVD; this is encoded by the coding sequence ATGGAACTGGATCAAACAGACTTCAAAATATTATCGATGTTGCAAGACGACGGCAAATGTTCGTACAGTAAAATCGCGAGGAGCATTGGTGTCAGTGAAGGTACGGTTCGCGGGAGAATTAACAAAATGTTGAAAAACGATGTCTTTGAATTTATTATCCATACGAATCCGTATAAAATCGGTTTGCATGTACAAGCCATTATCGGGCTGGAAGCCAGGGTCGGCTATCATGATGCCATTGCTTGTCAATTACAACCCCATCGGTCTGTCCGTTTTATCGGGGCGTTTTCCGGAAAGCATGATCTCATCATTCAAGCTTTTTTTCGGAATAACGAAGAACTAGTGGCCTTTGTTGATCAAACGCTATCGGGAGTGGAAGGCATTATAAGCGTCGATGTGAACGTGGAGCTTAAACAATATAAAGATACGTTTTCATATGTTGATTGA
- a CDS encoding ABC transporter ATP-binding protein, translated as MNDETVIDVRNLKTSFFSKKTELPVVDDVSFSVKKGETLAIVGESGSGKSMTSLSIMRLVPAPNGKIVDGEVFFNGKDLVKENKKAMYKVRGNDISMIFQEPMTSLNPVYTIGEQIREQLTYHQNISKREAHQRGIEMLQTVGFSRASEIMGDYPHRLSGGMRQRVMIAMALSNNPKLLIADEPTTALDVTVQAQILDLMRKLSKEYDSSIILITHDLGVVAELAERVVVMYGGQVVEEAPIEDLFDDPLHPYTEGLLQSIPKIDSLQERLVSIPGTVPTPDNLPIGCNFVTRCPYAMEICRQEEPRLGDKDADRRVRCFLHEKGVMSDGQQPRTS; from the coding sequence ATGAACGATGAGACAGTCATCGACGTAAGAAATTTAAAAACTTCTTTTTTTAGCAAAAAAACAGAATTGCCGGTCGTTGATGATGTGAGTTTTTCTGTGAAAAAGGGAGAGACACTGGCCATTGTCGGGGAGTCCGGCTCCGGAAAAAGTATGACATCTCTTTCCATTATGCGGCTCGTGCCAGCTCCAAACGGAAAAATCGTCGATGGCGAGGTTTTTTTTAATGGCAAGGACTTGGTGAAAGAAAACAAGAAAGCGATGTATAAAGTTCGGGGTAATGACATTTCCATGATTTTTCAGGAGCCGATGACATCCTTAAATCCAGTTTATACCATAGGGGAACAAATCCGAGAACAACTTACATACCATCAGAATATTTCCAAACGGGAAGCGCATCAAAGGGGCATTGAGATGTTACAAACCGTCGGTTTCTCCAGGGCGAGTGAAATTATGGGGGACTATCCGCATCGCCTTTCCGGGGGAATGAGGCAAAGGGTGATGATCGCGATGGCGCTCAGCAACAACCCGAAGCTACTGATTGCCGATGAGCCAACGACAGCATTGGATGTAACCGTCCAAGCCCAAATCCTAGACTTAATGCGAAAACTTTCAAAAGAATATGACTCATCGATTATTTTAATTACGCATGATCTCGGTGTTGTTGCAGAACTGGCCGAACGGGTCGTTGTCATGTATGGCGGCCAAGTCGTGGAAGAAGCACCGATCGAAGACCTTTTCGATGATCCTTTACATCCGTATACGGAAGGCTTGTTGCAATCGATTCCGAAAATCGATAGCCTACAAGAACGGTTGGTTTCGATCCCCGGAACTGTTCCGACGCCGGACAATTTACCCATAGGCTGTAACTTTGTCACCCGGTGCCCGTACGCGATGGAGATTTGCAGACAAGAGGAACCACGCCTAGGCGACAAAGATGCCGATCGAAGAGTTCGTTGTTTTTTGCATGAGAAGGGAGTGATGAGCGATGGTCAGCAACCTAGAACCTCTTAA
- a CDS encoding ABC transporter ATP-binding protein — protein MVSNLEPLNKQTQTVPEQENILEIQQVKKHFPIKAGILQRTTGHVKAVDGLDFTIKKGETFGLVGESGCGKSTAGRSIIRLYEPTEGKITFDGEDISRKKEKDLFHLRRDMQMIFQDPFSSLNPRKTVGSMLQEPLKVHGLHKNHQERQEKCQEIMSRVGLNPSFINRYPHEFSGGQRQRIGIARALVLEPKMIVADEPVSALDVSIQSQVLNLLDDLQDDFDLTYLFIAHDLSVVKHFSDRIGVMYLGNMTEIAEKNDLYDDPLHPYTQALLSAVPRSHPRERKRERITLTGELPSPANPPSGCVFHTRCPFVMEHCKQVVPEMKEVRLNHYVACHLY, from the coding sequence ATGGTCAGCAACCTAGAACCTCTTAATAAACAGACACAGACGGTACCGGAACAGGAAAACATTCTTGAGATTCAGCAAGTGAAAAAGCATTTCCCTATCAAAGCAGGCATTCTGCAGCGGACGACCGGACACGTAAAAGCGGTGGATGGCCTTGATTTCACGATAAAAAAAGGAGAAACTTTTGGTCTTGTTGGGGAATCGGGGTGCGGAAAATCAACAGCCGGCAGATCGATTATCCGACTTTATGAACCGACGGAAGGAAAAATCACGTTTGACGGCGAAGATATCTCCAGGAAAAAGGAAAAGGATCTTTTTCATTTGCGGCGAGACATGCAAATGATTTTCCAAGACCCGTTTTCGTCTTTGAACCCGCGGAAAACCGTTGGCTCCATGTTGCAAGAACCGCTGAAGGTTCATGGTTTGCACAAAAATCATCAAGAACGACAGGAAAAATGCCAGGAAATTATGAGTCGGGTGGGTCTAAATCCATCGTTTATTAATCGTTACCCCCATGAATTTTCCGGGGGACAGCGACAGCGGATCGGGATTGCTCGTGCTCTCGTTTTGGAACCGAAAATGATTGTGGCCGATGAACCGGTGTCCGCACTGGACGTCTCGATTCAATCGCAAGTGTTGAATTTGTTGGACGATTTGCAAGATGATTTTGATTTAACGTATCTTTTTATCGCACATGATTTAAGCGTGGTGAAACACTTTTCTGATCGCATCGGCGTCATGTACCTCGGAAATATGACTGAAATTGCGGAAAAAAATGATTTGTACGACGATCCGCTCCATCCGTATACGCAGGCATTATTATCCGCCGTTCCCCGATCTCATCCTCGGGAGCGGAAACGGGAACGGATCACCTTGACGGGGGAGTTGCCGAGCCCTGCGAATCCACCGAGCGGGTGCGTGTTTCATACGCGGTGCCCTTTCGTGATGGAGCATTGCAAACAGGTGGTGCCGGAAATGAAGGAGGTCAGGCTGAATCATTATGTTGCCTGCCATTTGTATTGA
- a CDS encoding ABC transporter substrate-binding protein: MRKKEYVLFLAMVLTLGLLAACNGADEDADTDAGEDAAVDEENGDEGEEDGEAAGEPQEGGEIIVGMQGDPNDLHSAYAADTQSTDVTRMIHAAVTTHNADMEMAPELAVDMPEVSDDGLTYTIELHDDVYFHDGEQLTADDVVFTYEVFMDEDYTGPRTTPFERVESVEATGEHEVTIELSEPDASLESSALTYEIMPEHILGDVPADEQEEHEFSTSEAVVGAGPFSLEEWDYGTSLTLEAHEDYHLDGPYLDAVTLRIAEDANALLAMLQAGEVDHANIRPQDVETANAIDDVNVVAEDGYNYNYIGWNHDRPPFDDPDVRRAMTMAIDREAIIDGVLQGHAEIAHFPHHPMSWAYSDDVDEIPFDPDGAIELLEEAGFEQNDEGQMEYEGEPFSFELLTNQESHARVDWVVVVQEMLAEIGIDVQTDTMEFGAYLDRIQTPNYDFDAIAGAWSLAIYPDPEPLFHSDQYEQGQNNIKYESDAFDELAQDNRSIVDEDERAEAIQEAYGQVAEDQAYTFMYYPDVHQAHREEIQNFQMSPLSEFFKIEEWWLEE; this comes from the coding sequence ATGAGAAAAAAAGAGTATGTATTATTTTTGGCAATGGTGTTGACGTTAGGGTTGTTGGCGGCTTGTAATGGAGCTGACGAAGATGCCGACACCGACGCAGGGGAAGACGCTGCTGTCGATGAAGAAAACGGGGATGAAGGAGAAGAGGACGGCGAGGCCGCCGGTGAGCCGCAAGAAGGCGGGGAGATCATCGTAGGTATGCAAGGTGATCCTAATGATTTGCATAGCGCGTATGCCGCAGATACACAATCGACGGATGTCACGCGTATGATTCATGCTGCTGTAACCACCCATAATGCGGACATGGAAATGGCACCGGAGCTTGCGGTAGATATGCCTGAAGTTTCCGATGATGGTCTGACTTATACAATCGAATTACATGACGATGTTTATTTCCATGATGGGGAGCAATTGACCGCTGATGATGTTGTGTTTACGTATGAAGTGTTTATGGATGAAGATTACACAGGACCTCGTACGACACCATTTGAACGTGTAGAATCCGTGGAAGCAACGGGTGAACATGAAGTAACGATTGAGCTTAGTGAACCAGATGCATCACTGGAATCGTCTGCCCTTACTTATGAAATCATGCCTGAGCATATTCTTGGTGATGTGCCCGCCGATGAACAAGAAGAGCACGAATTTAGCACATCTGAAGCCGTCGTTGGTGCCGGGCCTTTCAGCTTAGAAGAGTGGGATTACGGCACAAGTCTAACCCTTGAAGCTCATGAGGATTATCATTTGGACGGTCCTTACTTGGATGCAGTGACATTACGAATCGCTGAAGATGCTAATGCGCTTCTCGCGATGTTGCAAGCAGGTGAGGTTGATCATGCAAATATTCGACCACAGGATGTAGAAACAGCTAATGCGATTGACGATGTCAATGTCGTAGCAGAAGATGGTTATAACTATAACTATATTGGTTGGAACCATGACCGCCCGCCGTTTGATGATCCAGACGTTCGTCGCGCGATGACGATGGCGATTGATCGTGAAGCCATTATTGATGGAGTTCTCCAAGGTCATGCCGAAATCGCCCACTTCCCGCACCACCCGATGAGTTGGGCCTATTCGGATGATGTAGACGAGATTCCATTTGATCCGGATGGGGCAATTGAACTTTTAGAAGAAGCAGGGTTTGAACAAAATGATGAGGGTCAAATGGAATATGAAGGTGAACCTTTCTCCTTCGAGCTCTTAACGAATCAGGAATCTCATGCACGCGTCGATTGGGTTGTCGTTGTTCAAGAGATGCTGGCGGAGATTGGGATTGACGTGCAAACGGATACGATGGAGTTTGGCGCTTACCTTGATCGTATTCAAACACCAAACTATGATTTTGACGCAATTGCCGGAGCATGGAGCCTTGCCATTTATCCGGATCCGGAACCACTATTCCACTCGGATCAATATGAACAAGGCCAGAACAATATTAAGTATGAAAGCGACGCATTTGATGAGTTAGCTCAAGACAATCGCAGTATTGTTGACGAGGATGAACGAGCTGAAGCGATTCAAGAGGCCTATGGGCAGGTAGCTGAAGACCAAGCGTACACGTTTATGTACTATCCAGACGTCCACCAAGCGCATCGCGAAGAGATTCAAAACTTCCAAATGTCACCACTTAGCGAGTTTTTCAAAATTGAAGAATGGTGGCTAGAGGAATAA
- a CDS encoding ABC transporter permease translates to MTTYIIRRILMTIPILIGISIISFGIMQFAPGEPTALDLDPQISPEDREEQLDAMGLNDPIPVQYVRWAGNILQGELGTSFITNRDVGSMIWERMPNTLVLMISSTIMTMVIAIPIGIISAMRQYSVRDYIFTFGSFVGVSIPNFWLGLMLIMFLSVQFGWFPVGGVSTLGGDFEILDRLHHLFLPALVLATADMAQMTRYTRTSMLEVKNQDYIRTARAKGFKERRVIYKHGLRNALMPLITMFGLLLPTFIGGSVIVEQIFTWPGIGQLFIDSTFQRDYPVIMALTMFGAGLVVIGNLIADILYAIADPRIEY, encoded by the coding sequence ATGACGACATATATTATCCGACGTATCCTTATGACCATCCCGATTTTAATCGGTATATCGATCATATCTTTCGGCATTATGCAATTTGCCCCCGGGGAGCCTACGGCGTTGGATCTCGACCCGCAAATTTCTCCTGAAGATCGAGAGGAACAATTGGACGCAATGGGGTTAAACGATCCGATTCCTGTTCAATATGTGCGGTGGGCGGGCAATATTTTACAAGGGGAGTTGGGCACTTCGTTCATTACCAATCGTGATGTCGGTTCAATGATTTGGGAACGAATGCCAAATACCCTCGTCCTCATGATTAGCTCGACGATTATGACGATGGTTATCGCGATACCGATCGGGATTATTTCCGCGATGCGACAATACTCGGTAAGGGATTATATTTTTACGTTTGGATCTTTTGTCGGGGTATCGATTCCAAACTTCTGGTTGGGGTTAATGTTAATCATGTTTTTAAGTGTTCAGTTCGGATGGTTTCCGGTCGGCGGTGTGAGTACGCTCGGTGGCGATTTTGAGATTCTGGACCGTTTGCACCATCTGTTTTTACCCGCGCTTGTGCTCGCGACCGCCGACATGGCGCAAATGACACGTTATACGCGGACAAGCATGCTTGAAGTGAAAAATCAAGATTATATTCGAACTGCTCGGGCGAAAGGGTTTAAAGAACGGCGGGTCATTTACAAGCATGGCTTGCGCAATGCCTTGATGCCTCTAATCACGATGTTTGGTTTATTGTTGCCGACCTTTATCGGCGGTTCCGTCATCGTTGAGCAAATTTTCACATGGCCGGGGATTGGTCAATTGTTTATTGATAGCACTTTCCAACGTGATTATCCGGTGATTATGGCGTTGACAATGTTTGGGGCAGGACTTGTGGTTATTGGCAACTTAATCGCTGATATCCTCTATGCCATTGCCGATCCGCGCATTGAATACTAA
- the opp4C gene encoding oligopeptide ABC transporter permease, which produces MHPNERTQDVKSPPSAPGVEETLSEHQSMLSIIVKKFFQNKLAVIGLIMLLIIISSAVLAPWLATHDPNAQTLTDRLAPPSADNWLGADHLGRDIFSRILYAGQMSLWVGFAAMVSATTIGVVIGSIAGYFGGWVDAVLMRIVDIIISFPSIFLLITIISVFRPAPSMLILVFGLLSWTTTARLVRSEFLSFKNREFVLAARTMGIPTRRIIFGHILPNAIGPVIVAATLAIGMFIIAESTLSFLGLGISPPTATWGNMLSDSQDLTIFLTAWYYPFFPGLMIFITVLSFNFVGDGLRDALDPRVMEK; this is translated from the coding sequence ATGCATCCAAACGAAAGGACACAAGACGTGAAATCGCCCCCTTCTGCTCCGGGAGTGGAGGAGACGTTAAGCGAACACCAGTCGATGCTCAGCATTATTGTTAAAAAATTTTTTCAGAACAAGCTCGCGGTAATTGGGCTTATCATGTTGCTGATCATTATTAGTAGTGCGGTGCTCGCTCCTTGGCTGGCAACGCACGATCCGAATGCACAGACGCTGACCGACCGCCTGGCCCCGCCAAGTGCTGACAACTGGTTGGGCGCCGATCATTTAGGGCGGGATATCTTCAGCCGGATTTTATATGCCGGTCAGATGTCCCTCTGGGTTGGCTTTGCCGCGATGGTTAGCGCGACGACAATCGGTGTTGTTATCGGCTCGATTGCCGGTTATTTTGGCGGTTGGGTTGACGCGGTGTTGATGCGGATCGTTGATATTATTATATCTTTTCCAAGTATTTTCTTGTTGATCACGATCATTTCCGTCTTCCGACCGGCCCCGTCCATGCTAATTCTCGTTTTCGGCCTTTTGTCGTGGACGACGACGGCACGGCTTGTAAGGAGTGAATTTCTATCTTTTAAAAATAGGGAATTTGTTTTGGCTGCTCGAACCATGGGCATCCCGACGCGTCGGATTATTTTTGGACATATCTTGCCGAATGCCATCGGACCGGTGATTGTTGCTGCAACACTCGCGATTGGGATGTTTATTATTGCGGAATCTACCTTGAGTTTCCTCGGGCTCGGCATCAGCCCGCCGACGGCAACGTGGGGGAATATGCTCTCGGACTCCCAGGATTTAACGATATTTTTAACTGCTTGGTATTATCCGTTTTTCCCGGGATTAATGATCTTTATCACTGTCCTTAGCTTTAACTTCGTCGGTGATGGGTTGCGCGATGCGTTGGACCCGAGGGTGATGGAGAAATAA
- a CDS encoding cytotoxin, with protein MDKQSQKVINQALVILAEDFSHPSLRVKKMTGYHKPDVWEASANMDLRITFELKKPDTIILRNCGHHNRTLNNP; from the coding sequence TTGGATAAACAATCACAAAAGGTTATCAATCAAGCTTTAGTGATACTGGCAGAAGATTTTTCTCACCCATCATTAAGGGTCAAAAAAATGACAGGTTATCATAAGCCTGATGTATGGGAAGCCAGTGCTAACATGGATTTACGGATTACCTTTGAACTTAAAAAGCCAGATACGATTATTTTGCGAAACTGTGGACATCATAATCGCACTCTAAATAATCCCTAG